In one Niallia taxi genomic region, the following are encoded:
- a CDS encoding YneB family resolvase-like protein — protein sequence MDVVIYCRVSTDKEEQATSLVRQEEELLQLAKDKGFRVCTIIKEQASGFDLERDGLLELLEVIKEKHISAVLIQDETRLGRGNAKIAILHCILRENVKLYSISHSGKLLLSDADSMVLQIVSLVEEYQRKIHNIKIKRGMNRAIEKGYNPAENLRNQGVHSGRSRLEVPVEEVVKLKQNGLTFSEIASTLRGLGYEFSKATVHRRYKEYMEENEVASMEDE from the coding sequence ATGGACGTTGTAATATATTGCAGAGTATCAACAGATAAAGAGGAGCAGGCAACCTCACTTGTAAGACAAGAAGAAGAACTCCTGCAATTGGCAAAAGATAAAGGTTTTCGGGTATGTACTATCATTAAAGAGCAAGCGAGCGGTTTTGACTTGGAGAGAGATGGACTTTTAGAGCTTCTTGAAGTCATTAAAGAAAAGCATATTTCAGCTGTATTAATACAGGATGAAACTAGGCTTGGTAGAGGTAATGCGAAAATAGCAATACTTCATTGTATTCTTAGAGAAAATGTAAAGCTGTATAGCATATCCCACTCTGGTAAGCTTCTCTTGTCAGATGCTGACTCAATGGTATTACAAATCGTTAGTCTAGTCGAAGAATATCAAAGGAAAATACATAATATTAAGATAAAAAGAGGGATGAACAGAGCGATTGAAAAAGGCTACAATCCTGCAGAAAACTTAAGGAACCAAGGCGTCCACTCTGGCAGAAGTCGATTGGAGGTTCCTGTTGAGGAAGTAGTGAAGCTAAAACAAAACGGGTTAACTTTTTCTGAGATAGCATCAACACTTCGTGGGTTAGGTTATGAGTTTTCTAAAGCGACTGTCCATCGCAGATATAAGGAATACATGGAGGAAAATGAAGTTGCTTCCATGGAAGACGAATAA
- the yneA gene encoding cell division suppressor protein YneA — MVEKIWRKHSYSIILIILSFMTCLVIALKSGHEDTQKYIKVTVSQGDSLWEISNQYENLYSMPKEEFMSWVEKHNDISRNQIQTGQEIVIPVLMERQNTMLAAD; from the coding sequence ATGGTCGAAAAAATTTGGAGAAAACATTCATATTCTATCATTCTAATAATATTAAGCTTCATGACATGCTTGGTGATTGCTTTAAAATCCGGTCATGAGGATACACAAAAATACATTAAAGTCACAGTTAGCCAAGGAGATTCTTTATGGGAAATTTCCAATCAATACGAAAATTTATACAGCATGCCAAAAGAAGAATTCATGAGTTGGGTCGAAAAGCATAATGATATTTCCCGAAATCAGATTCAAACAGGACAGGAGATTGTCATTCCTGTGCTGATGGAAAGGCAGAACACAATGCTTGCGGCAGACTAA
- the lexA gene encoding transcriptional repressor LexA, whose amino-acid sequence MQKLSKRQLDILEYIKEEVRLKGYPPSVREIAEAVGLASSSTVHGHLARLESKGLIRRDPTKPRAIEILDLEENSIPKYNIINVPVVGKVTAGLPITAIENVEEYFPLPERLAPSDEQVFMLEIMGESMIEAGILDGDYVIVRQQNSANNGDIVVAMTEDDEATVKRFFKERDSIRLQPENSTMEPIILRHVSILGKVIGVYRHIQ is encoded by the coding sequence ATGCAAAAGCTATCTAAAAGACAACTAGATATATTGGAATACATAAAAGAAGAAGTCCGCCTCAAAGGCTATCCGCCATCTGTAAGAGAAATAGCGGAAGCTGTTGGGCTTGCGTCCAGCTCCACTGTTCACGGGCACTTGGCAAGGCTTGAAAGCAAAGGGTTAATTAGAAGAGACCCAACAAAACCACGGGCGATTGAAATACTAGATTTGGAAGAAAACAGTATACCAAAATACAACATTATTAATGTTCCTGTTGTCGGTAAAGTTACTGCAGGTTTGCCGATTACTGCCATTGAAAATGTAGAAGAGTATTTTCCGCTTCCTGAAAGGCTCGCTCCAAGTGATGAACAAGTATTCATGCTTGAAATAATGGGAGAAAGTATGATTGAAGCCGGAATCCTTGATGGTGACTACGTTATCGTAAGACAACAAAATTCCGCTAACAATGGGGATATTGTTGTTGCAATGACAGAAGATGATGAAGCGACAGTCAAGCGGTTCTTCAAAGAAAGAGATTCCATTCGTTTACAGCCTGAAAACTCCACAATGGAGCCAATTATCCTGCGCCATGTAAGCATACTAGGAAAAGTTATTGGTGTTTACCGTCATATACAATAA
- a CDS encoding nucleotidyltransferase domain-containing protein → MNDMIISKLKEIERNHTVKILYAIEAGSRSQGVSTPDSDFDVRFIYMHEKDWYLSLDQKKDTIELQEDKLDISGWELAKALRLLRKSNISLSEWLQSKIVYQEVPNFAQELLQLYKSAFNAKTAFYHHLQLAKKNWLAYERKQKNPKIYYYSLKSILACNWIYQWKQMPPNDILQLVENADIPAELLMEVNLLIKQKKSGTNQDLELNNLRKFMDDELVQLQSVGHGMSISISNEREITLSLDSFFRKMLNLYDCQQ, encoded by the coding sequence ATGAACGATATGATTATATCTAAACTAAAGGAGATTGAACGCAACCACACTGTTAAAATTCTCTATGCAATAGAGGCAGGCAGCCGTTCACAAGGTGTATCGACTCCTGATAGTGATTTTGATGTCCGATTCATCTATATGCATGAAAAGGATTGGTATTTGTCACTGGATCAGAAGAAAGACACAATAGAACTGCAGGAAGACAAGCTTGATATTAGCGGCTGGGAGCTTGCCAAAGCTTTAAGGCTATTACGGAAATCAAATATTTCTCTGTCAGAGTGGCTGCAGTCAAAGATTGTTTATCAGGAAGTGCCGAATTTTGCTCAAGAGCTACTGCAATTATATAAATCTGCTTTTAATGCTAAAACTGCGTTTTATCATCATCTGCAGCTCGCGAAAAAAAATTGGCTAGCGTATGAACGCAAACAAAAAAATCCTAAAATTTATTATTACTCCTTGAAATCCATTCTTGCGTGCAACTGGATTTACCAGTGGAAACAAATGCCGCCAAATGATATCCTGCAACTGGTAGAAAATGCTGATATTCCTGCAGAACTGCTCATGGAAGTAAACCTTCTGATAAAGCAAAAAAAGAGCGGGACGAATCAAGATCTTGAATTAAATAATCTCAGGAAATTTATGGATGATGAGTTAGTTCAGCTTCAAAGTGTTGGTCATGGCATGTCTATTAGTATATCTAATGAGAGAGAAATCACGCTTTCATTAGATAGCTTCTTTAGAAAAATGCTCAATCTCTATGATTGCCAGCAGTAA
- a CDS encoding YbaK/EbsC family protein, whose product MSLENVVTHFAKWEKEKDIMEFATSSATVLEAADTLQVEPARIAKTLSFRKGEEGVLIVTAGDAKIDNKKFKTIFEEKPRMLSAEEVYEKTGHMVGGVCPFGLTTEMNVYLDESLKRFVTVFPACGSSNSAIELTCEELYEYGNGKAWVDVCKGWQDI is encoded by the coding sequence ATGTCATTAGAAAATGTCGTTACACACTTTGCCAAATGGGAAAAGGAAAAAGACATTATGGAATTTGCAACATCAAGTGCGACGGTCCTCGAGGCAGCGGACACTTTACAGGTGGAGCCTGCAAGAATCGCAAAAACATTGTCATTCCGCAAGGGCGAGGAAGGAGTTCTGATTGTTACGGCAGGAGACGCTAAAATAGATAATAAGAAATTTAAAACGATATTTGAAGAAAAGCCGCGCATGCTTTCGGCAGAGGAAGTATATGAGAAAACCGGTCATATGGTTGGCGGTGTTTGCCCATTTGGATTGACTACAGAGATGAACGTTTATCTTGATGAATCATTAAAGCGGTTTGTAACTGTGTTCCCTGCATGCGGCAGCAGTAATTCAGCAATAGAGCTAACATGTGAGGAATTATATGAATATGGAAACGGAAAAGCATGGGTGGACGTCTGCAAGGGATGGCAAGACATATGA
- a CDS encoding CBO0543 family protein, translating to MIFLIQGMATSSEIMEAKKHLVELTINHWLYYDLFSIQWWILVGATIIPYFIWWKLVNKKRFYEIFTYGLLCGCFSIVLDIIGTEMLLWSYPDKLLPWIPPLIPADLVMIPITAMLVYQYTNKWQTFIIGTILWAALFSFIFEPLFVEWKMFVLGDYWKHSYSFIGFILLGIVLRVIFKGIKLGLLHSLKDTT from the coding sequence ATGATATTCCTTATTCAAGGTATGGCGACATCTTCAGAAATTATGGAAGCGAAAAAGCATCTCGTCGAACTGACTATCAATCATTGGCTTTATTATGATTTATTCTCCATACAGTGGTGGATTCTTGTCGGTGCAACCATAATTCCTTATTTCATTTGGTGGAAACTAGTTAATAAAAAGCGGTTTTACGAAATTTTTACATACGGGCTACTTTGCGGCTGTTTTTCGATCGTTTTGGATATTATCGGCACAGAAATGCTGCTTTGGAGCTATCCTGATAAGCTTCTACCATGGATTCCTCCATTAATTCCTGCTGATCTGGTCATGATTCCAATTACTGCCATGCTCGTATATCAATATACAAATAAGTGGCAGACCTTTATTATTGGCACAATCCTTTGGGCGGCATTGTTTTCTTTTATTTTTGAACCGTTATTTGTGGAATGGAAAATGTTTGTGCTTGGTGACTATTGGAAACATTCTTATTCCTTTATTGGCTTCATCCTACTAGGCATTGTATTAAGAGTAATATTTAAAGGGATTAAGCTTGGATTATTGCACAGCTTAAAGGACACCACATAG
- a CDS encoding DUF4021 domain-containing protein, with protein sequence MENNKQNQNQKEELTKKLAAQQAALGVDLDEQEINGLWGMLETQEEDDLHQKENK encoded by the coding sequence TTGGAAAACAATAAACAAAATCAAAATCAAAAAGAAGAATTAACGAAGAAACTGGCAGCGCAGCAGGCAGCATTAGGTGTAGATTTGGATGAACAAGAAATCAACGGATTATGGGGCATGCTCGAAACCCAGGAAGAGGATGACTTGCACCAAAAAGAGAATAAATAA
- a CDS encoding histidine phosphatase family protein — protein sequence MSKLKLYFVRHGETQYNIEKRMQGFCDSPLTDRGVQQAKAVGAGLASIDFEAVYASESQRVQDTAKFALGEKALPIKTDARLKEMNFGVLESLLQEEIISEHGNILEKIFSMSDIDFKVPKGESFTDLLTRTKAAVDEIIATHKESGGNILIFSHGVTIGYLIMSLAKMETFPHHDNCCVSVISYENGKITVEMAADPSFRDKGMELLSSAN from the coding sequence ATGTCTAAATTAAAACTTTACTTTGTCCGTCATGGAGAAACTCAATACAATATTGAAAAAAGAATGCAGGGATTTTGTGATTCACCACTCACTGATAGAGGGGTACAGCAAGCAAAAGCTGTTGGTGCAGGTCTTGCTTCCATCGACTTTGAAGCGGTTTATGCGAGTGAAAGTCAACGGGTGCAGGATACTGCTAAATTCGCACTAGGCGAAAAAGCACTGCCAATTAAAACAGATGCTCGATTAAAGGAAATGAATTTTGGTGTATTGGAATCATTGTTACAGGAAGAAATCATCTCAGAGCATGGAAATATATTAGAAAAAATCTTTTCCATGTCTGATATTGATTTTAAAGTTCCAAAAGGAGAGTCTTTCACCGATTTATTAACAAGAACAAAGGCAGCTGTCGATGAAATAATCGCCACCCATAAGGAGAGCGGCGGAAACATACTGATTTTTTCGCATGGTGTCACAATCGGTTACTTGATCATGTCCCTTGCAAAAATGGAAACATTTCCACATCATGATAATTGCTGTGTTTCAGTTATTTCCTATGAAAATGGTAAAATTACAGTCGAAATGGCAGCAGATCCCTCATTCCGGGATAAAGGTATGGAATTGCTTTCATCTGCCAATTAA
- a CDS encoding NUDIX hydrolase — protein MEDELLKVFDAQFNPIGKAPRTKIHVEGLWHETVHFWLMTKMNGNHYVFLQKRSKSKRDYPALLDITAAGHLLATETSTDGIRELQEELGLPSIEMDKLYKLGIVKNIIHTNKLVDNEFSHIYLYIVNEDISFRLQEEEVSDIVVSEFTAFYPFCMAERDELVIYPWRDGIVYCDEETQVGKNSFVPHEEAYFKKVAELLKQQLENLE, from the coding sequence ATGGAAGATGAACTGTTAAAAGTATTTGATGCACAATTTAATCCTATTGGAAAAGCACCGAGAACAAAAATCCATGTAGAAGGCCTTTGGCATGAAACAGTTCATTTCTGGTTAATGACAAAAATGAACGGCAATCATTATGTGTTTCTACAAAAACGAAGCAAAAGTAAAAGGGATTATCCAGCTCTCCTTGATATAACTGCAGCAGGCCATTTATTGGCAACAGAAACATCAACTGACGGGATAAGAGAGCTGCAGGAAGAATTGGGGCTTCCTTCGATTGAGATGGACAAGCTGTACAAGCTTGGAATCGTGAAGAACATAATCCATACAAATAAGTTAGTAGACAATGAGTTTAGTCATATTTATTTGTATATAGTGAATGAAGATATTTCTTTTCGTTTGCAGGAAGAGGAAGTATCTGACATCGTTGTATCAGAGTTTACTGCCTTTTATCCATTTTGTATGGCAGAAAGGGATGAATTAGTCATTTATCCTTGGCGAGACGGTATTGTATATTGCGACGAAGAAACACAAGTTGGAAAAAACAGCTTTGTTCCGCATGAGGAGGCTTACTTTAAGAAAGTAGCAGAATTATTAAAACAGCAATTAGAAAACCTCGAATAG
- the lepB gene encoding signal peptidase I → MKKSWKQEMYSVLKCIVFAFILVLICRNYLFSPSVVHGNSMSPTFEDGNKIILSKIADIQRFDMIVFHAPDSDNNYIKRVIGLPGDTISVTDDILYVNGKAYKEPYLTENKKEASTPKLTGDFTLWERTGKTTVPKDSLFVLGDNRLYSKDSRIFGFINKNSVIGKVVLRIYPLNEIGLP, encoded by the coding sequence ATGAAAAAAAGCTGGAAACAAGAAATGTATTCTGTACTGAAATGCATTGTTTTTGCCTTTATTCTTGTTCTTATATGCAGAAATTACCTATTTTCCCCGAGTGTTGTACATGGTAATAGCATGTCTCCAACTTTTGAGGATGGCAACAAAATCATTCTCAGCAAAATTGCCGATATTCAACGCTTTGATATGATTGTATTTCATGCACCAGACAGCGATAATAATTACATAAAAAGAGTGATTGGACTTCCAGGTGATACGATTTCTGTTACGGATGACATATTGTATGTGAATGGCAAAGCCTACAAAGAGCCTTATTTAACAGAAAACAAAAAAGAAGCTTCTACTCCTAAGCTCACTGGCGACTTTACGCTTTGGGAGCGTACAGGTAAAACAACTGTTCCAAAGGACAGTTTGTTTGTTTTAGGTGATAACCGTTTATACAGTAAAGACAGCAGAATATTTGGTTTCATAAACAAAAACTCTGTTATCGGCAAAGTTGTTTTACGCATTTATCCACTTAATGAAATTGGACTTCCATAA
- a CDS encoding (2Fe-2S)-binding protein translates to MHIPAKKTQIKLFVNGEEKQVAVIPNKILLMVLREDLHLTGSKPGCLNGDCGACTVLVDNEPMKSCLMLAVEAIDKEVVTVEGLFEAPIQKAFIEQFAFQCGYCTPGFIINAHALTKIPNADKEMIREWLSSNICRCTSYEEIEHAVLEAMGKLNK, encoded by the coding sequence ATGCATATACCAGCAAAAAAAACGCAGATAAAGCTGTTTGTAAATGGGGAAGAAAAACAAGTGGCTGTTATCCCAAACAAAATCTTGCTGATGGTTTTACGGGAAGATTTGCATTTAACAGGGAGCAAGCCAGGCTGTTTAAACGGTGATTGTGGTGCGTGTACTGTCCTTGTTGACAATGAACCGATGAAATCATGCTTAATGCTTGCGGTTGAGGCTATTGATAAGGAAGTTGTTACCGTTGAAGGCTTGTTTGAAGCGCCGATACAAAAAGCCTTTATCGAGCAGTTTGCCTTCCAATGCGGCTACTGCACGCCAGGGTTTATTATTAATGCACATGCATTAACAAAGATTCCAAACGCAGATAAAGAAATGATTCGTGAATGGCTGTCCTCCAATATTTGCAGGTGCACGAGCTATGAAGAAATTGAGCATGCCGTACTTGAAGCGATGGGGAAATTGAATAAGTAA
- a CDS encoding FAD binding domain-containing protein has protein sequence MIYEYYKPTRLLEATELFRSKQVEGGKPLYFGGGTEIITLFRLQEISLDTAIDIKAIDAVRIHDMVEGYFAIGAAVTLTEIQTKNQFPLLTEVAKEVADRTARNKITLGGNICGNIFYREAVLPLLLSDSLIVTARGKDINMNQLTSKFNEKMLLDDGEIFVQAFIEEKYLHAPYIARKKRQQWDTGYPLITAAALKIDNHIRLAFSGLCAFPFRSKQMEAVLNETGLSEEEKLNRAIAAVPGEILDDVEGSKEYRLFVLRNLLEEILVSLERV, from the coding sequence ATGATTTATGAGTATTATAAACCAACTCGTTTGCTTGAGGCGACAGAGCTTTTTAGATCAAAGCAGGTTGAAGGAGGAAAGCCGCTGTATTTTGGTGGAGGGACGGAAATCATCACCCTTTTTCGTCTCCAGGAAATCAGCCTGGACACTGCTATTGATATAAAGGCTATCGATGCAGTCAGAATACATGATATGGTTGAAGGCTATTTTGCGATTGGTGCTGCAGTTACGCTTACAGAGATTCAGACAAAAAATCAGTTCCCCCTGTTAACAGAGGTGGCAAAAGAAGTGGCTGACAGGACAGCACGAAACAAGATTACGCTCGGCGGAAATATATGCGGAAATATCTTTTACAGGGAAGCTGTCCTTCCGCTTCTTCTATCAGACAGTCTCATTGTCACAGCAAGAGGAAAGGACATCAACATGAACCAGCTAACCTCGAAGTTTAATGAAAAAATGCTTTTGGATGATGGGGAGATTTTTGTCCAGGCATTCATTGAGGAAAAATATTTGCATGCTCCATATATAGCCCGAAAGAAAAGACAGCAATGGGATACAGGGTATCCACTTATAACAGCTGCAGCTTTAAAAATAGACAATCACATTCGGTTAGCCTTTAGCGGATTATGCGCCTTCCCATTCCGCTCCAAACAAATGGAGGCTGTGTTAAATGAAACAGGTTTAAGTGAAGAGGAAAAGCTAAACAGGGCAATTGCTGCAGTGCCTGGTGAAATCCTTGATGACGTGGAAGGTTCAAAGGAGTACCGCCTATTTGTATTAAGGAATTTGCTCGAGGAAATTTTAGTGAGCTTGGAGAGGGTGTAG
- a CDS encoding xanthine dehydrogenase family protein molybdopterin-binding subunit has product MHIIGKSVVRKESKSKVTGYAHYTADTTTGEALFVRLVKSKHAHANILRIDETKALHQKGVRAVVLGKGLPYVGEEVRDRPPIAHTKVRYIGEIVALIVADSYDAAQTAEELLVIEYEVLPVVNSPIQAMQKDAPLLHERINEYDKDPGIYPITGTNIINKTKIRKGNMEKGWSESTVIVDAAYFLPIADHSAMETRSATCEIMPDGEVLITTSSQAPFMVKKILSRDFHIPTGKIIVKTPFVGGGYGGKASVQLEIFAYLASKAVGGRLVKIVNTREDDLLVSPVHIGLNANVKLGCSSDGKLTAAELEYIFDGGAYADKSPHLTTAGAVDCTGPYKLENLFCDSLCVYTNHPYAAPFRGFSHGEVHFAFERTMDMMAKKLNMDPLHFRQINAIHPGDQTPTRVVLNKSNVGNVEACINKLRPLFDWEKGMVERIGEHVLRVKGVSCSWKNSTIGPDAGSGVVLTFNSDGSINLMSGLVEIGTGTKTVLAQILAEKMKMDIHDIHVRMTVDTQTEPEHWKTVASRGTLMAGRAVLDAADDAINQIKSLGSTVMRVPVDDLEVGYKRVYLRDDPASFLPFKDIVYGYVYPNGNAIGGQIVARGKYILRGLTNLDPETGEGNPGPEWAVGAHGIEVDFNTKDFTYRIRKAITVMDIGEILNYKAAVGQVKGAMSMGLSWAAREGFYFDENGKVLNHQLRTYRPIRFGEHPEYIADFVKTPHLEAPYGARGAGEHGLIGIPAALANALSLAAEVELTRLPLIPEEIWRSKKELDKHDL; this is encoded by the coding sequence TTGCATATTATTGGGAAAAGCGTTGTGCGGAAGGAGTCAAAAAGCAAGGTAACAGGCTATGCCCACTATACTGCTGATACGACTACAGGGGAAGCGCTATTTGTGAGGCTTGTTAAAAGCAAGCATGCACATGCAAATATTCTTCGGATTGATGAAACAAAAGCGCTGCACCAAAAAGGAGTGCGGGCAGTAGTCCTTGGCAAAGGCTTGCCATATGTTGGGGAGGAGGTTCGGGATAGACCCCCAATAGCACATACAAAGGTCCGCTACATTGGCGAGATAGTCGCACTGATTGTTGCTGATTCTTATGATGCTGCCCAAACTGCTGAAGAGCTGCTTGTAATAGAGTATGAGGTGCTGCCTGTCGTTAACTCACCAATACAGGCAATGCAAAAGGACGCTCCTTTATTACATGAGCGGATAAATGAATATGATAAGGACCCAGGAATTTATCCGATAACAGGAACAAATATCATCAACAAAACCAAGATTCGAAAAGGTAATATGGAAAAAGGCTGGTCAGAATCTACTGTGATTGTGGACGCAGCATACTTTCTGCCAATAGCAGACCATAGTGCAATGGAAACAAGAAGTGCTACTTGTGAAATAATGCCTGACGGTGAGGTGCTGATAACAACAAGCTCACAGGCACCATTTATGGTGAAAAAAATTCTGAGCAGAGACTTTCATATCCCTACAGGCAAGATCATTGTCAAAACACCGTTTGTTGGTGGAGGCTATGGCGGCAAAGCTTCTGTACAGCTAGAGATATTTGCTTATCTTGCAAGTAAGGCAGTTGGCGGAAGGCTTGTAAAAATAGTCAATACAAGAGAAGACGACCTCCTTGTGTCACCAGTCCATATCGGTCTAAATGCAAACGTTAAGCTTGGTTGTTCCTCCGACGGCAAATTAACGGCTGCTGAGCTGGAATATATTTTTGATGGAGGTGCATATGCAGATAAATCTCCGCATTTGACTACAGCAGGAGCAGTTGACTGCACAGGACCGTATAAATTAGAAAATTTATTTTGCGACAGCTTATGCGTGTACACGAATCATCCATATGCAGCACCATTTCGCGGCTTCAGCCATGGAGAGGTTCATTTTGCCTTTGAACGAACGATGGATATGATGGCAAAAAAACTGAATATGGACCCACTTCATTTTAGACAAATAAATGCAATCCATCCAGGTGACCAAACACCGACAAGAGTTGTTTTAAATAAAAGCAATGTTGGCAATGTGGAAGCATGTATAAACAAGCTGAGGCCACTGTTTGACTGGGAAAAGGGTATGGTCGAAAGAATTGGAGAGCATGTGCTAAGAGTAAAAGGCGTCAGCTGCAGCTGGAAGAATTCAACGATTGGTCCAGATGCCGGTTCAGGCGTTGTGCTAACATTTAATTCTGATGGAAGCATCAATCTTATGTCTGGTTTGGTCGAGATTGGAACTGGTACAAAAACAGTGCTTGCGCAAATACTAGCTGAAAAGATGAAAATGGATATCCATGATATTCATGTACGCATGACAGTGGATACACAAACAGAGCCAGAGCACTGGAAGACAGTCGCAAGCAGGGGAACATTAATGGCGGGAAGAGCCGTGCTTGATGCTGCAGACGATGCCATTAACCAGATAAAGTCCCTTGGTTCTACTGTGATGCGAGTCCCTGTTGATGATCTTGAAGTTGGCTATAAACGGGTGTATTTACGTGATGATCCTGCTAGCTTTTTGCCATTTAAGGATATTGTTTATGGTTATGTGTATCCGAATGGGAACGCAATCGGCGGGCAGATTGTTGCAAGAGGCAAATATATACTGAGAGGCCTAACTAATCTTGACCCGGAAACAGGTGAAGGTAATCCAGGCCCTGAATGGGCTGTTGGGGCACATGGGATAGAGGTGGATTTCAATACGAAAGATTTTACCTACAGGATAAGAAAAGCTATAACTGTTATGGATATTGGCGAAATATTGAATTATAAGGCAGCAGTAGGACAAGTGAAAGGAGCAATGAGCATGGGGCTGTCATGGGCTGCAAGGGAGGGTTTTTACTTTGATGAAAACGGAAAAGTCCTTAATCATCAGCTGCGGACATATCGACCGATTCGATTTGGAGAACATCCTGAATACATCGCTGATTTTGTCAAAACACCTCATTTAGAAGCTCCATATGGTGCGAGAGGTGCTGGTGAGCATGGGCTTATTGGAATACCTGCCGCCTTGGCTAATGCATTATCACTAGCAGCAGAGGTAGAGTTAACACGACTGCCGTTGATTCCCGAAGAAATTTGGAGAAGCAAAAAGGAGTTAGACAAACATGATTTATGA
- a CDS encoding tunnelling fold family protein yields the protein MSGRKHEEGLEDLTLLGNQGTTYLYEYNPEILESVDNLHVNRDYFVKFNCPEFTSLCQ from the coding sequence ATGTCAGGCAGAAAACACGAAGAAGGTCTTGAGGATTTAACATTGCTCGGGAACCAAGGAACAACCTACCTATATGAGTACAATCCAGAAATATTGGAGTCTGTTGACAACTTGCATGTGAACAGAGATTATTTTGTTAAATTTAACTGTCCAGAATTTACCAGCTTGTGTCAATAG
- a CDS encoding YfiT family bacillithiol transferase, with translation MKDLRYPIGEFEWEGEYTEDVLASWLHDLEQLPANLREAVTGLSEEQLDTPYRDGGWTIRQVVHHVADSHINAYTRFKLALTEESPVIKPYAEDKWASLPDSQMAVEVSLQLLDSLHARLVSLLRSLSQEQLNTTFVHPESGIVALKRNIGIYAWHGSHHLAHITSLCDRKGWK, from the coding sequence ATGAAAGACTTAAGATACCCAATTGGGGAGTTTGAATGGGAGGGTGAATATACGGAGGATGTTCTTGCTTCATGGTTACATGATTTAGAACAACTGCCTGCCAATCTGAGAGAAGCTGTGACTGGATTGTCTGAAGAGCAGCTGGATACTCCTTATCGTGATGGAGGCTGGACGATACGTCAGGTAGTCCACCATGTTGCCGATAGCCATATTAATGCCTATACAAGGTTCAAGCTTGCTTTAACAGAAGAAAGTCCAGTAATAAAGCCATATGCTGAGGACAAATGGGCTAGCCTGCCTGATTCGCAAATGGCTGTGGAAGTTTCCTTACAGCTCCTTGACTCCTTGCATGCCCGTCTTGTTTCATTGCTGCGGTCATTGTCACAAGAGCAATTAAATACGACATTCGTTCATCCGGAATCCGGGATTGTTGCGCTCAAAAGAAATATTGGGATTTATGCTTGGCATGGTAGTCACCATCTTGCCCATATAACAAGCCTTTGTGATCGAAAAGGCTGGAAATAA